In Deltaproteobacteria bacterium, the sequence CGAACAACCACCGCGACGACAGCGGCGCATCGCCGCCGATCGGCACCGGCAACCAGCTGCCCTGGGCGCACTCGGCCTCGAGCTGCTGTGGCGCCCAGCCGGCGTAGCCGAGCAGGAACATCACGCGCGAGTCGCCGGCGCCGGTGTCCTGGTGGCCGGCATCCACCACGTGCTCGAGCGAGGTCGTCAGCCACAGCTCGGGCATGAGCGCCTGCGCAGCGGGATCCCAGTGCGCGTCGTCGTGCAGGATCCAGCCCCGCGAGGGCGACACCGGCCCGCCGATGCGCACGCGTGCCCGCGTGGGTCCGCACCAGCGCAGGCCCAGGCCCGGCACGACGTCGGCGATGTGGTTGCGACCGAGGTGGTTCACGACCAGCCCGAGCGCGCCCTCGTCGTCGTGGTCGAGCATCAGCACCACCGCGCGGCGGAAGTTCGGATCCACCAGCTGCGGCACGGCGCAGAGCACATGGCGGACGAGGCTCTCGGGGTGGGCGGACAAAGCGGCTCTTCGCCTCGCGGGCTGCAACCGCAGTATGGCCGGGACGCGGCCGCCGTGCATCTCGATGCGCCGCGTCGCCGCGCGAGTTCCATCGCCGCGCGGCGGGGCGCATCGCCCGCGTGCGCCGTTACGGCGTCGCCGGCCCGACGGTGGCGCCGTCGTCGACCTCGATGACGCGCAGCTCGACGCGGCGGTTGGCCTCGCGGCCCTGCGCGGTGTCGTTGTCGGCGACGGGCTGGGTCGCACCGAAGCCCTCGGCGTCGAGCATGCCCTCGGCGACCCCGTGCGCGACCAAGTACGCCCGCACCGCGCGTGCGCGTCGGGCGGACAGATCGAGGTTGTGGTCGGCGTTGCCATCGGCGCTGGCGTGGCCCTCGACACGGATGCGGCGGATCTGCGGGTGGGCCTGGATCTCACCGACGGCCTCGTCGAGCACCGCGTGGGAGACCTCGAGGATGCGATCGGAGTTCTTCGCGAACTGGATCTTCTCGCGCAGCTCGATCCGCGCCGGCACCTGCACGACCGCTGGCGGCGGCGGGGCG encodes:
- a CDS encoding YqgE/AlgH family protein, with protein sequence MSAHPESLVRHVLCAVPQLVDPNFRRAVVLMLDHDDEGALGLVVNHLGRNHIADVVPGLGLRWCGPTRARVRIGGPVSPSRGWILHDDAHWDPAAQALMPELWLTTSLEHVVDAGHQDTGAGDSRVMFLLGYAGWAPQQLEAECAQGSWLPVPIGGDAPLSSRWLFETPPDQMWEAALRAIGIDPGRVSGLLGGRVGSA
- a CDS encoding OmpA family protein — encoded protein: MVHPLFSRAFPRSCSALVALALTSSMLGACAPRVFHDGTTIAIVGTAPPPPAVVQVPARIELREKIQFAKNSDRILEVSHAVLDEAVGEIQAHPQIRRIRVEGHASADGNADHNLDLSARRARAVRAYLVAHGVAEGMLDAEGFGATQPVADNDTAQGREANRRVELRVIEVDDGATVGPATP